The Methylomagnum ishizawai genome has a window encoding:
- a CDS encoding Hsp70 family protein produces the protein MSTPTSPAPHYLIGIDLGTTHTVAAYAELAHGTPAKLELFPIEQSIKPGQVAARPLLPSARYHAAPAELSDTDTALPWPPTETPADHRPVVGELARLLGAKSRGRLIMSAKSWLSHAGADRTAAILPWGAPEDVAKISPVDASASYLRHVRSAWNSRHPEAPLERQDLVVTVPASFDEAARALTLEAARLAGLPKLRLLEEPQAVCYDWLWQHRKTLKKELDGVRLLLVCDVGGGTTDLTLIKVEPGEDEPKLTRIAVGNHLMLGGDNIDLTLAHLAEQRMLGGDKRLSSAELSQLVEQCRLAKERLLADDAPDTATVTLLGAGSRLIGAARSVELDRDEVHRLVLDGFFPRVGLHEYPDRKRSGVVEFGLPYAADPAISKHLAAFLSQHRTTAAEALGSDSATPVPDALLLNGGVFRSPVIVRRIVEQMAAWGGTAPKVLRNERPDQAVAYGAVAYGLARRGHAIQRIGGGSARSYFLLVDTGADQAQRGVCILPRGTEEGREVVLAERTFSLRLGQPVRFHLASSAGDMRYQPGELAEIDEERFQNLPPLAVAFDRDSALGNKEQAVRIAAALTEIGTLDLQCVAVDDPERRWNIEFQLRRGAAQPVLEARRHPRLDEALEKIRLVFGKRTKTADPKAIKGLRGELEKSLGGRGDWETPLLRELFGALLEGLPHRRRSADHERVWLSLVGYCLRPGFGYPLDDWRVEQVFAVYGQGLQFVNEPQNWAEWWTLWRRIAGGLDETAQTTVFHDLAEIINPDTAKRGNNATLAKKRGYEDMVRLAAVLERLPAANKAELGGWLLHRLEKSSEPMESWWALGRIGARVPFHGSAHNVVPVATVEHWLAATMGRDFRKEPHPGFAAALLGRMSGDRERDLDPAVRQRLIDKLRAAKAPESWIAMVSEVKELTEADEQRIFGEALPPGLKLIG, from the coding sequence ATGTCCACACCCACCAGCCCCGCCCCCCACTACCTCATCGGCATCGACCTCGGCACCACCCACACCGTGGCCGCCTACGCGGAGCTGGCCCACGGCACGCCCGCCAAGCTCGAACTCTTCCCCATCGAACAATCCATCAAGCCCGGACAAGTCGCCGCCCGCCCGCTCCTGCCCTCGGCCCGCTACCACGCCGCGCCCGCCGAACTGTCGGACACCGACACCGCCCTGCCCTGGCCCCCCACCGAAACCCCCGCCGACCACCGCCCCGTGGTCGGCGAACTGGCGCGGCTCCTGGGAGCCAAAAGCCGGGGCCGCCTCATCATGAGCGCCAAAAGCTGGCTATCCCACGCCGGAGCCGACCGCACCGCCGCCATCCTGCCCTGGGGCGCACCGGAAGACGTGGCCAAGATTTCCCCGGTGGACGCCAGCGCCAGCTATCTGCGCCATGTCCGCTCGGCCTGGAACTCCCGCCACCCCGAAGCCCCCTTGGAACGGCAAGACCTGGTCGTCACCGTCCCCGCCTCCTTCGACGAAGCCGCCCGCGCCCTGACCCTGGAAGCCGCCCGGCTCGCCGGTCTCCCCAAGCTGCGCCTGCTGGAAGAACCCCAGGCCGTCTGCTACGACTGGCTGTGGCAACACCGCAAGACCCTCAAAAAGGAACTCGACGGCGTGCGGCTGCTGCTGGTCTGCGACGTGGGCGGCGGCACCACCGACCTGACCCTCATCAAGGTCGAACCGGGCGAGGACGAACCCAAGCTGACCCGTATCGCGGTCGGCAACCATCTCATGCTGGGCGGCGACAACATCGACCTGACCCTCGCCCATCTCGCCGAACAACGGATGCTGGGCGGGGATAAACGCCTGTCCTCCGCCGAACTCTCGCAACTGGTCGAGCAATGCCGCCTCGCCAAGGAACGCCTCCTGGCCGACGACGCCCCGGACACCGCCACCGTCACCCTGCTCGGCGCGGGTTCCCGCCTGATCGGCGCGGCGCGTTCGGTCGAACTCGACCGCGACGAGGTCCACCGCCTGGTGTTGGACGGCTTTTTCCCCCGCGTGGGGCTGCACGAATATCCCGACCGCAAGCGCAGCGGCGTGGTGGAATTCGGCCTGCCCTACGCCGCCGACCCCGCCATCAGCAAGCACCTCGCCGCCTTCCTCAGCCAGCACCGGACCACGGCGGCGGAAGCCCTGGGTTCCGATAGCGCAACGCCGGTACCCGACGCCCTGCTACTGAATGGCGGCGTATTCCGCAGCCCGGTCATCGTGCGGCGCATCGTCGAGCAAATGGCCGCATGGGGCGGCACAGCGCCCAAAGTCCTACGCAACGAACGGCCCGACCAAGCTGTGGCCTATGGCGCGGTGGCCTATGGTTTGGCCCGGCGCGGCCACGCCATCCAGCGCATCGGCGGCGGCTCGGCCCGCAGTTATTTCCTGTTGGTGGATACGGGCGCGGACCAAGCCCAACGCGGCGTTTGCATCCTGCCGCGTGGCACCGAAGAAGGCCGCGAAGTGGTGTTGGCCGAGCGCACGTTCTCGTTAAGGCTGGGCCAGCCGGTGCGGTTCCATCTGGCCTCGTCCGCCGGGGATATGCGCTATCAGCCGGGCGAATTGGCCGAGATCGACGAGGAACGCTTCCAGAACCTCCCGCCGCTGGCCGTGGCCTTCGACCGCGACAGCGCTTTAGGTAACAAGGAACAAGCCGTCCGCATCGCCGCCGCGCTGACCGAAATCGGCACCCTCGACCTGCAATGCGTGGCGGTGGACGACCCCGAACGGCGCTGGAACATCGAATTCCAACTGCGCCGGGGCGCGGCCCAGCCGGTGCTGGAAGCCCGCCGCCATCCGCGCTTGGACGAGGCCTTGGAAAAAATCCGGCTGGTGTTCGGCAAGAGGACCAAGACCGCCGATCCCAAGGCCATCAAGGGCTTGCGCGGCGAACTGGAAAAAAGTCTGGGCGGTCGCGGCGATTGGGAGACGCCTTTATTGCGGGAATTGTTCGGCGCCCTGCTGGAAGGTTTGCCGCACCGCCGCCGCAGCGCCGACCACGAGCGGGTCTGGCTCAGCCTGGTGGGCTATTGCCTGCGGCCCGGCTTCGGCTACCCGCTGGACGATTGGCGGGTGGAGCAGGTGTTCGCCGTCTACGGGCAGGGCTTGCAGTTCGTCAACGAGCCGCAGAACTGGGCCGAATGGTGGACCCTGTGGCGTCGCATCGCCGGCGGCCTGGACGAAACGGCGCAGACCACGGTATTCCACGACCTGGCCGAGATCATCAACCCGGACACCGCCAAGCGCGGCAACAACGCCACCCTGGCGAAGAAGCGCGGCTACGAGGACATGGTGCGGCTGGCGGCGGTGTTGGAACGCCTGCCCGCCGCCAACAAAGCCGAACTCGGCGGTTGGCTGCTGCACCGGCTGGAAAAATCCAGCGAACCCATGGAAAGCTGGTGGGCCTTGGGCCGCATCGGTGCCCGCGTGCCCTTCCACGGCAGCGCCCACAACGTGGTGCCGGTGGCGACGGTGGAACATTGGCTCGCGGCGACCATGGGCCGCGATTTCAGGAAGGAACCGCATCCCGGCTTCGCCGCGGCGCTCTTGGGCCGGATGAGCGGCGACCGCGAACGCGACCTGGACCCCGCCGTCCGGCAACGGCTGATCGACAAGCTCCGCGCCGCCAAGGCACCGGAATCCTGGATCGCGATGGTGTCCGAGGTGAAGGAATTGACCGAGGCCGACGAGCAGCGGATTTTCGGCGAGGCCTTGCCACCCGGTTTGAAGCTGATCGGCTAG